One region of Halomicrobium sp. LC1Hm genomic DNA includes:
- a CDS encoding DUF58 domain-containing protein — protein sequence MSRGRLLAAVGLVAFAVGVGALVAPGVFGLGIQRYAVVVIGLLAVAAALRVVQGRRHAPRRRAETAMPEAVPAVPSPGEELDAVLAAFDPTRYGTADRRRKQLRRVATEVLTRYRGDSEATAREAIERGTWTDDPVAAGFLADERSRPPLTDRLRTRLGGASPYWQGIERTVRAIAETAGVDTDDRDGSTRPGLDRIVGSLDGRDAGLDRASAVADPTPTTRSTGHWRGISAAALSALGVGVLAERAGVVLVAVVGIAYAAAARKRPLSAPTLSIERTVEPADPEPDEAVTVTLTVTNEGEGPVWDLRLVDGVPPALSVVEGSPRLGTALWPGASATITYEVATQRGRHEFGPAQVLVRTLSGSVEREQAVESETATEITCVPPLRPIDEPVPLRRQPTRHTGRVETATGGEGVEFFATRAYRSGDPLSRIDWNRHARTGDLATLEFREERAATVVLVIDRDEAAAVGPSRRGQTAVQRSVDAASRLFTTLLDDGNRVGIAALGARDCWLGPGAGDAHRVRARELLATHPALAPGETPESVLPFGWLASLRSQLPGDAQVVLLSPLCSPAVATVARQLDAGGHLVTVVSPDPTTTASGAGQLATVARRFRIADLRAAGIPVVDWPWEQSLPVALARTGWSE from the coding sequence GTGAGCCGCGGTCGTCTCCTCGCGGCCGTCGGGCTCGTGGCCTTCGCGGTCGGCGTCGGGGCGCTCGTCGCGCCGGGGGTGTTCGGGCTCGGCATCCAGCGCTACGCCGTCGTCGTGATCGGTCTGCTGGCGGTCGCCGCGGCGCTTCGCGTCGTGCAGGGGCGACGCCACGCCCCCAGACGGCGTGCCGAGACCGCGATGCCGGAGGCAGTGCCCGCAGTTCCCTCGCCGGGCGAGGAGCTAGACGCCGTGCTGGCGGCGTTCGACCCCACGCGCTACGGGACGGCCGACCGCCGCCGGAAGCAACTCCGGCGCGTGGCCACCGAGGTACTGACGCGCTACCGGGGCGACAGCGAAGCGACGGCCCGCGAGGCGATCGAGCGGGGCACCTGGACCGACGATCCCGTCGCCGCGGGGTTCCTCGCAGACGAACGCTCGCGCCCTCCGCTCACCGACCGACTCCGCACGCGCCTGGGCGGTGCGTCACCGTACTGGCAGGGGATCGAGCGCACCGTCCGTGCGATCGCCGAGACGGCCGGCGTCGACACCGACGACCGCGACGGCTCCACCCGCCCGGGACTGGACCGGATCGTCGGCTCGCTCGACGGCCGGGACGCGGGCCTCGACCGGGCCAGTGCCGTCGCGGATCCGACGCCGACGACACGCTCGACGGGACACTGGCGCGGGATCAGCGCCGCCGCGCTTTCGGCCCTCGGCGTCGGCGTGCTCGCCGAACGAGCGGGCGTCGTCCTCGTCGCCGTCGTCGGGATCGCCTACGCGGCCGCCGCTCGCAAGCGGCCGCTCTCCGCGCCGACGCTCTCGATCGAGCGCACCGTCGAGCCCGCGGACCCGGAGCCCGACGAGGCCGTCACCGTCACGCTGACCGTCACCAACGAGGGCGAGGGGCCGGTGTGGGATCTGCGACTCGTCGACGGCGTTCCGCCCGCCCTCTCCGTGGTCGAGGGGTCCCCGCGGCTCGGGACGGCGCTGTGGCCGGGGGCCAGTGCGACGATCACCTACGAGGTGGCCACACAGCGGGGCCGCCACGAATTCGGCCCCGCGCAGGTCCTCGTCCGAACGCTATCGGGCAGCGTCGAGCGCGAGCAGGCCGTCGAGTCCGAGACGGCGACCGAAATCACCTGCGTCCCGCCGCTCCGGCCCATCGACGAACCGGTCCCGCTGCGCCGCCAGCCCACTCGCCACACCGGGCGCGTCGAGACCGCCACCGGCGGCGAGGGCGTCGAGTTCTTCGCCACGCGCGCGTACCGCTCGGGGGACCCGCTGTCGCGGATCGACTGGAACCGCCACGCCAGGACCGGCGACCTCGCGACCCTGGAGTTCCGCGAGGAGCGAGCCGCGACGGTGGTGCTGGTGATCGACCGCGACGAGGCCGCCGCGGTCGGTCCCTCGCGGCGGGGCCAGACCGCCGTCCAGCGCTCCGTCGACGCCGCGAGCCGGCTGTTCACGACGCTGCTCGACGACGGCAACCGCGTCGGCATCGCCGCGCTCGGGGCGCGCGACTGCTGGCTCGGGCCGGGTGCGGGCGACGCCCACCGCGTCCGGGCCCGAGAGCTGCTCGCGACCCACCCCGCGCTCGCCCCCGGCGAGACGCCCGAGAGCGTCTTGCCGTTCGGCTGGCTGGCCTCCCTGCGGAGCCAACTGCCCGGCGACGCACAGGTCGTCCTCCTCTCGCCGCTGTGCTCGCCCGCCGTCGCCACCGTCGCCCGCCAGCTCGACGCCGGGGGCCACCTCGTGACCGTCGTCAGCCCGGACCCGACGACGACGGCCTCCGGGGCCGGCCAGCTCGCGACGGTGGCGCGGCGCTTCCGGATCGCCGACCTCCGGGCCGCCGGGATCCCCGTCGTCGACTGGCCGTGGGAGCAGTCGCTGCCGGTGGCGCTGGCCCGGACGGGGTGGTCGGAATGA
- a CDS encoding DUF4129 domain-containing protein, whose amino-acid sequence MSRDRLRDAALGLLAVVAVALTARTLPTARQREPRGDGTGGAGIGEGGGIPARSTEPLPQLLDVPLLAELVALLAVLFVLVALWGLYRHWPALFRVAVPVLVLSLVLAALLQGVPFDPIPKPSSGGVPGTDNVSVGAGGGGGTATEPSVLSVALVVVIAVAVVGIAVAANRRPADGSTDDRTDPDDDETSTAVAVGRAAGRAADRIEETAAVDNEVYRAFREMTARLDVADPETTTAREFERAAVESGLSADDVAALTDLFERARYDDYEIDGDDERRAIELLRRIESRYAEGEP is encoded by the coding sequence GTGTCACGCGATCGACTCCGAGACGCCGCCCTGGGGCTGCTTGCGGTCGTCGCAGTCGCACTGACCGCTCGGACCCTCCCCACGGCCCGCCAGCGAGAGCCCCGCGGTGACGGGACGGGTGGAGCGGGGATCGGCGAGGGTGGCGGTATTCCCGCACGCTCGACCGAGCCGCTTCCACAGTTGCTCGACGTGCCACTGCTCGCGGAACTGGTCGCGCTCCTCGCCGTCCTGTTCGTGCTGGTCGCTCTCTGGGGGCTGTATCGGCACTGGCCCGCGCTCTTCCGGGTCGCCGTCCCGGTCCTCGTTCTCTCGCTGGTACTGGCTGCCCTGCTACAGGGCGTCCCCTTCGACCCCATCCCGAAGCCGTCCAGCGGCGGCGTCCCCGGCACCGACAACGTCAGCGTGGGTGCGGGCGGCGGTGGCGGCACGGCGACGGAGCCGTCGGTGCTGTCGGTCGCACTCGTGGTGGTGATCGCCGTCGCAGTGGTCGGGATCGCCGTCGCCGCGAACCGACGACCGGCCGACGGTTCGACCGACGACCGGACCGACCCGGACGACGACGAGACGAGCACGGCCGTCGCGGTCGGGCGGGCCGCCGGTCGAGCGGCGGACCGCATCGAGGAGACGGCGGCGGTGGACAACGAGGTCTACCGCGCTTTCCGCGAGATGACGGCCCGCCTCGACGTGGCCGACCCGGAGACGACGACGGCCCGCGAGTTCGAGCGCGCCGCCGTCGAGTCGGGGCTGAGCGCCGACGACGTGGCGGCGCTGACCGACCTCTTCGAGCGGGCGCGGTACGACGACTACGAGATCGACGGAGACGACGAACGGCGGGCGATCGAACTGCTGCGCCGGATCGAGTCCCGGTACGCGGAGGGCGAGCCGTGA
- a CDS encoding sodium-dependent transporter, translating to MATRDSWVSNVGFVLASVGSAAGLGNLWRFPWLTAGNGGSAFLLVYLLIVVGVGVPGLLAEFVLGRLGRQTPVGALRSLTDSRWGSVLGGFNVLTTLVILSFYSVVGGWILRYLLVSPTGAYFDQPQQYFGAVNYGLEAVGFHLLFLGIVAGIVFFGVSRGIERVSKVMLPGVVLLLVGLAAWTATQPGTADGYAFYLGFDADYLAANFLRVLGPAAGQALFTLSLGAGVMLTYASYLDEDASLPRDTLVIAISNTLIGVLAGLVVIPLLFSQGIDPGQGGPGALFVALARAFASLPGGALVATAFFAAVLMAAVTSAISLLETPVATLVDTVGVPRRRATALISGLLAATGSGLALASSIFEFVSGTLADLLLTVGLFAFLAIVAWLLGDEALAEFRAGAGRFDSLAVPWLLTVSWVLPVVVLFSLTNTLATLAGVSLGFGGRAVVAVLGTVGCRLAFGLGNTDRTSTVEG from the coding sequence ATGGCTACACGTGACTCGTGGGTATCGAACGTCGGATTCGTGCTCGCCTCCGTCGGCAGTGCGGCCGGGCTGGGGAACCTCTGGCGGTTCCCGTGGCTGACGGCCGGCAACGGCGGGAGCGCCTTTCTCCTCGTCTACCTGCTGATCGTCGTCGGCGTCGGCGTCCCGGGACTGCTCGCCGAGTTCGTCCTCGGTCGACTGGGCCGACAGACGCCCGTCGGGGCGCTGCGTTCGCTGACCGACTCGCGCTGGGGGTCCGTGCTCGGGGGCTTCAACGTCCTCACGACGCTCGTGATCCTCTCCTTTTACTCGGTCGTCGGCGGGTGGATCCTCCGCTATCTGCTGGTGTCGCCGACGGGAGCGTACTTCGACCAGCCCCAGCAGTACTTCGGCGCGGTCAACTACGGCCTCGAAGCGGTCGGGTTTCACCTGCTCTTCCTGGGGATCGTCGCCGGCATCGTCTTCTTCGGCGTGAGCCGGGGCATCGAACGCGTCTCGAAGGTGATGCTCCCCGGCGTCGTCCTGTTGCTCGTCGGCCTCGCCGCCTGGACGGCGACACAGCCCGGCACCGCCGACGGCTACGCCTTCTACCTCGGGTTCGACGCCGACTATCTGGCGGCGAACTTCCTGCGTGTGCTCGGGCCGGCAGCGGGACAGGCGCTGTTTACCCTCTCGCTCGGTGCCGGGGTGATGCTGACCTACGCCTCGTACCTCGACGAGGACGCGTCGCTGCCGCGTGACACGCTCGTCATCGCAATCTCGAACACGCTCATCGGCGTCCTCGCGGGCCTGGTCGTCATCCCGCTGCTGTTCTCGCAAGGAATCGACCCCGGACAGGGGGGTCCGGGTGCGCTGTTCGTCGCGCTCGCGCGAGCGTTCGCGTCGCTGCCCGGTGGCGCGCTCGTCGCGACTGCCTTCTTCGCGGCCGTGCTGATGGCCGCCGTGACGAGCGCGATCAGCCTCCTGGAGACGCCGGTCGCGACGCTCGTCGACACCGTCGGCGTCCCGCGACGCCGGGCGACGGCGCTGATCTCGGGGCTGCTCGCGGCCACCGGCAGCGGGCTGGCGCTTGCCAGTTCGATCTTCGAGTTCGTCTCGGGGACGCTTGCGGACCTGCTGTTGACCGTCGGCCTGTTCGCCTTTCTGGCGATCGTCGCCTGGCTCCTGGGCGACGAGGCGCTGGCGGAGTTTCGCGCCGGAGCCGGGCGGTTCGACTCGCTGGCGGTGCCGTGGCTGCTGACGGTCAGCTGGGTGTTGCCGGTCGTCGTCCTCTTCTCACTGACGAACACGCTCGCGACGCTCGCGGGCGTGTCGCTCGGGTTCGGCGGCCGAGCGGTCGTCGCCGTCCTCGGCACCGTCGGCTGTCGGCTGGCGTTCGGACTGGGAAACACCGATAGAACGAGTACCGTCGAGGGGTAG
- a CDS encoding inositol monophosphatase family protein: MSDPDALALRAARAGAERAHDLFRRDLAVETKSGKTDVVTRADREAQAAVAAVVDDADPDATLVGEEAAAAKSVPETGRAWVVDPIDGTHNYVRGGRCFTTSVCLVADGEPVAAANVLPAMDDTYRTVDGGVALNGTRVTTSDRTDPERAIVCPTIWWPMDRRDEYARATRAIVERFGDLKRPGSAQAALGRLAAGELDGVITNVETNPWDTIAGVHLVREAGGRVTDLDGDRWTHDARGLVASNGPLHDAVLDAARSIDAR, from the coding sequence GTGAGCGATCCGGACGCTCTCGCGCTCCGGGCCGCACGGGCGGGTGCCGAGCGCGCACACGACCTCTTTCGCCGCGACCTCGCCGTCGAGACGAAGTCGGGCAAGACCGACGTGGTGACCCGCGCCGACCGCGAGGCACAGGCGGCCGTCGCGGCGGTCGTCGACGACGCGGACCCCGACGCGACGCTCGTCGGCGAAGAGGCGGCGGCAGCGAAGTCCGTCCCCGAGACCGGCCGCGCGTGGGTCGTCGATCCGATCGACGGGACCCACAACTACGTCCGCGGCGGGCGCTGTTTCACGACGAGCGTCTGTCTCGTCGCGGACGGCGAACCAGTCGCCGCGGCCAACGTCCTCCCGGCGATGGACGACACCTACCGGACCGTCGACGGCGGCGTCGCACTGAACGGGACACGGGTCACGACGAGCGACCGGACCGACCCCGAGCGAGCCATCGTCTGTCCGACGATCTGGTGGCCGATGGATCGCCGTGACGAGTACGCCCGCGCGACACGGGCCATCGTCGAGCGGTTCGGCGACCTGAAGCGGCCGGGCTCGGCACAGGCCGCCCTCGGCCGGCTCGCGGCAGGCGAACTCGACGGCGTGATCACGAACGTCGAGACCAACCCCTGGGACACGATCGCCGGAGTCCACCTCGTCCGCGAGGCCGGCGGTCGGGTCACTGATCTCGACGGCGACCGCTGGACCCACGACGCACGCGGGCTCGTCGCGTCCAACGGCCCGCTCCACGACGCGGTCCTCGACGCCGCCCGATCGATCGACGCGAGGTAG
- a CDS encoding ABC transporter ATP-binding protein, whose amino-acid sequence MTAREDPVVSVQSLKTYYHDDSIVGAKPPVRAVDGVDLDIREGETVGLVGESGSGKTTLGRTIIGLADATDGVVEADGLDVTEFDAAQARDWQRRVGMVFQDPEESLNDRMTIGEIVQEPLKAHDWPVLTAAVDGDATVRGSGVRPAEPDETVDLTVGLDGDVTVRDELPLSADAVSAAVDRSGDAPTVDITVEKSRAEIRRDRAFDLLDRVGLSEQHFYRYPHQFSGGQRQRIGIARALALEPEFVVLDEPVSALDVSVQARIINLLEDLQDEMGLTYLFIAHDLSVVRHIADRVAVMYLGNVVELGPTESVYSDPHHPYTVSLLSAIPGSGSPWSGERITLRGSPPNPRDPPAGCPFATRCPAKIRPDDYDLPERTWRALDELRVVFRTRARAEASAAETIKRLIGLDVAGQDLRETVSDLLADHDLPPAAQSTVDAAVELAAGGDDDAAAERLREAFGSRCDREHPEPYDGGEDRTSQCLRQEAEYDGVAETIRARQEEES is encoded by the coding sequence GTGACGGCTCGCGAAGACCCCGTCGTCTCCGTCCAGTCGCTGAAGACCTACTACCACGACGACAGCATCGTCGGCGCGAAACCGCCCGTCAGAGCCGTCGACGGCGTCGACCTCGACATTCGCGAAGGCGAGACGGTCGGGCTCGTCGGCGAGTCCGGCAGCGGGAAGACGACGCTCGGCCGGACGATCATCGGGCTCGCGGACGCGACCGACGGCGTCGTCGAGGCCGACGGACTGGACGTGACCGAGTTCGACGCAGCGCAGGCCCGCGACTGGCAGCGCCGCGTCGGCATGGTGTTCCAGGACCCTGAGGAGAGCCTCAACGACCGAATGACGATCGGCGAGATCGTCCAGGAACCCCTGAAGGCACACGACTGGCCGGTCCTGACCGCCGCCGTCGACGGCGACGCGACGGTCCGGGGCAGCGGTGTCAGACCGGCCGAGCCGGACGAGACGGTCGATCTCACGGTCGGGCTCGACGGCGACGTGACGGTCCGGGACGAACTGCCGCTGTCGGCCGACGCGGTCAGCGCTGCCGTCGACCGGAGCGGCGACGCGCCGACGGTCGACATCACCGTCGAGAAGTCCCGCGCGGAGATCAGGCGGGATCGGGCCTTCGATCTCCTCGACCGGGTCGGGCTCTCGGAGCAGCACTTCTACCGGTACCCCCACCAGTTCTCTGGTGGCCAGCGCCAGCGCATCGGCATCGCTCGCGCGCTCGCGCTCGAACCCGAGTTCGTCGTCCTCGACGAACCGGTCTCGGCACTGGACGTGTCCGTCCAGGCCCGGATCATCAACCTCCTCGAAGACCTGCAAGACGAGATGGGGCTGACCTACCTCTTTATCGCCCACGACCTCTCGGTCGTGCGCCACATCGCCGACCGCGTCGCGGTGATGTACCTCGGCAACGTCGTCGAACTGGGGCCCACGGAGTCGGTCTACTCCGACCCACACCATCCCTACACCGTCTCGCTGCTGTCTGCCATCCCGGGGAGTGGCTCCCCCTGGTCGGGCGAGCGAATCACGCTGCGCGGTTCGCCACCGAACCCGCGGGACCCGCCCGCCGGCTGTCCGTTCGCGACACGGTGTCCGGCGAAGATCCGGCCCGACGACTACGACCTGCCCGAGCGGACCTGGCGCGCGCTGGACGAGCTCCGCGTCGTCTTCCGGACGCGAGCCCGGGCCGAGGCTTCCGCGGCCGAGACGATCAAACGACTGATCGGACTCGACGTGGCCGGCCAGGACCTCCGGGAGACCGTCTCCGACCTGCTGGCGGACCACGATCTCCCACCGGCGGCCCAGTCGACCGTCGACGCGGCCGTGGAGTTGGCTGCCGGCGGCGACGACGACGCGGCGGCCGAACGGCTCCGAGAGGCCTTCGGGTCGCGGTGTGACCGCGAACACCCCGAACCCTACGACGGCGGCGAGGACCGGACGAGCCAGTGTCTCCGCCAGGAGGCTGAGTACGACGGCGTCGCCGAGACGATCCGCGCCCGCCAGGAGGAAGAGTCGTGA
- a CDS encoding ABC transporter ATP-binding protein — MSDEPLLSVRDLEVVFHTEREQIHAVDGVNFDIREGQTVGLVGESGSGKSVTARSILGLVDEPGRIEGGEILYRGEDLTEDNWADHRGDIAIVFQDPTNSLNPVYTIGNQIEEALRIHQGLRGRAATERAIELLEDVGIPDAPRRVDEYPHQLSGGMAQRAVIAMALACDPDLLVCDEPTTALDVTIQAQILDLLAELQAEQDLAILFITHDMGVIEDATDWVNVIYAGEVVERAPTEALFDQPAHPYTRALLESIPGRTDPDERLPTIEGEVPTPTGPATDCRFAPRCPKAFEDCRSVAPDHVSLDEERSAACLLHEPARSDGGEPQ; from the coding sequence GTGAGCGACGAGCCGCTGCTGTCGGTGCGGGACCTCGAAGTCGTGTTCCACACCGAGCGCGAGCAGATCCACGCCGTCGACGGCGTGAACTTCGACATCCGTGAGGGCCAGACGGTCGGGCTCGTCGGCGAGTCGGGGTCGGGCAAGTCCGTCACCGCCCGGTCGATCCTCGGGCTCGTCGACGAACCCGGCCGGATCGAGGGCGGCGAGATCCTGTACCGCGGCGAGGATCTCACCGAGGACAACTGGGCGGACCACCGCGGCGACATCGCGATCGTCTTCCAGGACCCGACCAACTCGCTGAACCCCGTCTACACGATCGGCAACCAGATCGAGGAGGCCCTGCGCATCCACCAGGGCCTTCGCGGCCGGGCGGCTACGGAGCGCGCGATCGAGTTGCTGGAGGACGTGGGGATTCCGGACGCACCGCGACGCGTCGACGAGTACCCCCACCAGCTCTCTGGCGGGATGGCCCAGCGGGCCGTCATCGCGATGGCGCTGGCCTGTGACCCGGACCTGCTCGTCTGCGACGAGCCGACGACGGCACTGGACGTGACGATCCAGGCCCAGATCCTCGATCTGCTCGCGGAGCTGCAGGCAGAGCAGGACCTCGCGATCCTCTTTATCACCCACGACATGGGCGTCATCGAGGACGCGACCGACTGGGTCAACGTCATCTACGCGGGCGAGGTCGTCGAGCGTGCGCCCACCGAGGCGCTGTTCGACCAGCCCGCCCACCCCTACACGCGGGCACTCCTGGAGAGCATTCCGGGGCGGACGGACCCGGACGAGCGCCTCCCCACCATCGAGGGAGAGGTCCCGACGCCGACGGGACCGGCGACCGACTGCCGGTTCGCGCCGCGGTGTCCCAAGGCCTTCGAGGACTGTCGCTCCGTGGCCCCCGATCACGTCTCGCTCGACGAGGAACGGTCCGCAGCGTGTCTCCTCCACGAGCCGGCCCGCAGCGACGGGGGTGAGCCACAGTGA
- a CDS encoding ABC transporter permease — protein sequence MAGAHGPSSDADDTAEATPETASTILPTESPTLVWVGLGAGLLALEVGALATFLVAIVGDALAAASLPGTGFVEGIEAAARQLPTLLSRETVPNEGYWNGQRWVGTFLGLRPEVAWGIRVALVYLYALAVAGWAVLGYRLYRREYRAADWTPRDDVIDRFRNHGWGLFGLAVVFMFVVMAVFAPALGPTTVDKNMRNSYDNELTYWDAETDSVETILVGEANLASQSRGDGDERVGPMEYDDFGRFHPFGTLPTGRDLFTFIAVGSRISLVIGLLSVGLSVGVATSLALIGAYYKGRVDLGMVLVSDGVMAMPQLLLLIMLTTVLKDTWVAGLYSGAFLLALIFAFTGWTYMWRSLRGPALQVSERQWIDAAKSFGQRPRTIMRQHMLPYITGYLLIYGSMTLGGAIIAIAGLSFLGLGVSPPTPEWGRAVNLGQEYVDTGSWHISLIPGLLITLVVTGFNALGDGIRDAIDPRSDAASSDAADDGAAAGRGGGA from the coding sequence ATGGCTGGCGCACACGGACCGTCTTCGGACGCCGACGACACGGCAGAGGCCACGCCGGAGACGGCGTCGACGATCCTGCCGACCGAGTCGCCGACGCTCGTCTGGGTCGGTCTGGGCGCTGGACTGCTCGCGCTCGAAGTCGGTGCGCTCGCGACGTTCCTCGTGGCGATCGTGGGTGACGCGCTAGCGGCTGCGTCCCTCCCCGGCACCGGCTTCGTCGAGGGGATCGAGGCCGCGGCCCGCCAGCTCCCGACGCTGCTGTCCCGCGAGACCGTCCCCAACGAGGGGTACTGGAACGGCCAGCGGTGGGTCGGGACGTTCCTCGGGCTCCGGCCCGAGGTCGCCTGGGGGATTCGCGTCGCCCTGGTCTACCTCTACGCGCTCGCGGTCGCGGGCTGGGCGGTGCTTGGCTACCGTCTCTACCGCCGCGAGTACCGGGCGGCCGACTGGACGCCGCGAGACGACGTGATCGATCGGTTCCGTAACCACGGCTGGGGGCTGTTCGGCCTGGCGGTCGTGTTCATGTTCGTCGTCATGGCGGTGTTTGCCCCCGCACTCGGACCGACGACCGTCGACAAGAACATGCGCAACTCCTACGACAACGAACTCACCTACTGGGACGCCGAGACCGACTCCGTCGAGACGATCCTCGTCGGCGAGGCTAACCTCGCCTCCCAGTCTCGGGGCGACGGCGACGAACGCGTCGGACCGATGGAGTACGACGACTTCGGACGCTTCCACCCGTTCGGGACGCTCCCGACCGGGCGGGACCTCTTTACGTTTATCGCCGTCGGGTCGCGCATCTCGCTGGTGATCGGCCTGCTGTCGGTCGGGCTCAGCGTCGGCGTCGCCACGTCGCTGGCACTGATCGGCGCGTACTACAAGGGTCGTGTCGACCTCGGGATGGTGCTCGTCTCCGACGGGGTGATGGCGATGCCACAGTTGCTGTTGTTGATCATGCTCACGACGGTGCTCAAAGACACCTGGGTCGCGGGGCTGTACAGCGGTGCCTTCTTACTGGCCCTGATCTTCGCTTTCACGGGCTGGACGTACATGTGGCGCTCGCTGCGCGGACCCGCACTACAGGTGTCGGAACGGCAGTGGATCGACGCGGCAAAGAGCTTCGGACAGCGACCCCGCACGATCATGCGCCAGCACATGTTGCCCTACATCACGGGCTACCTGCTGATCTACGGGTCGATGACGCTGGGCGGGGCGATCATCGCCATCGCCGGCCTCTCGTTCCTGGGGCTTGGCGTCTCCCCGCCGACCCCTGAGTGGGGTCGCGCGGTCAACCTCGGCCAGGAGTACGTCGACACCGGATCGTGGCACATCTCGCTGATTCCGGGCCTGCTCATCACGCTGGTGGTCACGGGCTTCAACGCGCTCGGTGACGGGATCCGTGACGCTATCGACCCCCGTTCGGACGCCGCGAGTTCGGACGCCGCCGACGACGGGGCCGCCGCCGGCAGAGGTGGTGGCGCGTGA
- a CDS encoding ABC transporter permease has protein sequence MSRLRYIAKRMALSVPVVWLGTTMTWAIIYLGPIDPATRLLSEGQTQNPAAYEAARTQLGLDQPPLQHYFDWMGSLLTFDLGQTWLLYQGSDVNALILDFLPRTLWLGFWSVLIAVCIGVPLGFYAGMRSNTASDYVASMGGIVWRAMPNFWLGIMLLAVLGSSQAIFGFDWQSLWIELDALTGSPDLSRLHTVDGFLAATKKVLPAAIVLGSASMGNEMRIGRTAVLEVRNEDYVDLARAKGVSERALVWKHIFRNALIPLVPIITSEAFLLIGGSVLVETVFSINGIGLLFFNAATQGDLPLVGTLMYVFILLIVGVNLLQDVLYTVIDPRVGLEGA, from the coding sequence GTGAGCCGCCTCCGATACATCGCCAAACGGATGGCGCTGTCCGTCCCGGTCGTCTGGCTCGGGACGACGATGACGTGGGCGATCATCTATCTGGGACCGATCGATCCCGCGACGCGACTGCTCAGTGAGGGCCAGACACAGAACCCGGCGGCCTACGAGGCCGCACGCACCCAGCTCGGGCTCGATCAGCCCCCGCTCCAGCACTACTTCGACTGGATGGGAAGTCTGCTGACGTTCGATCTGGGGCAGACGTGGCTGTTGTACCAGGGCTCGGACGTGAACGCCCTGATTCTCGATTTCCTGCCCCGGACGCTGTGGCTGGGGTTCTGGTCGGTCCTGATCGCGGTGTGTATCGGCGTTCCGCTGGGCTTCTACGCGGGGATGCGATCGAACACGGCGTCTGACTACGTCGCCTCGATGGGCGGGATCGTCTGGCGCGCCATGCCGAACTTCTGGCTCGGGATCATGCTGCTGGCCGTCCTCGGCAGTTCACAGGCGATCTTCGGCTTCGACTGGCAGTCGCTGTGGATCGAGCTCGACGCCCTGACCGGCAGCCCCGACCTCTCGCGGCTCCACACCGTCGATGGCTTCCTCGCGGCGACGAAGAAGGTGCTCCCGGCGGCGATCGTCCTCGGCTCGGCCTCGATGGGCAACGAGATGCGGATCGGCCGCACGGCCGTCCTCGAAGTACGAAACGAGGACTACGTCGATCTCGCGAGGGCCAAGGGCGTCTCGGAACGGGCGCTGGTCTGGAAGCACATCTTCCGGAACGCGCTGATCCCGCTGGTCCCGATCATCACCAGCGAGGCGTTCCTGCTGATCGGCGGCAGCGTCCTCGTCGAGACCGTCTTCAGCATCAACGGGATCGGGCTCCTCTTCTTCAACGCGGCGACACAGGGCGACCTCCCACTGGTCGGGACGCTGATGTACGTGTTCATCCTGTTGATCGTCGGCGTCAATCTCCTGCAGGACGTACTGTACACGGTGATCGATCCGCGGGTCGGACTGGAGGGTGCCTGA